In Sphingomonas sp., a single window of DNA contains:
- a CDS encoding TIGR01244 family sulfur transferase, with amino-acid sequence MPNKIDDRISVAPQIRPEDVPALAAAGFVHIINNRPEGEEFGQPTGAQIAEAAETAGLGYTEIPVTPGGFSMAQVEAMAEALGSVDGPVLAYCRSGTRSCNLWALATAYKGSEPDELVAKGAGAGYDLSGIRPALEQLSGR; translated from the coding sequence ATGCCGAACAAGATCGACGACCGCATCTCGGTGGCGCCGCAGATCCGGCCCGAGGACGTGCCGGCGCTCGCCGCCGCCGGGTTCGTGCACATCATCAACAATCGCCCCGAAGGCGAGGAATTCGGCCAGCCGACCGGCGCGCAGATCGCCGAGGCCGCCGAGACGGCGGGGCTGGGCTATACCGAGATCCCGGTGACGCCGGGCGGCTTCTCGATGGCGCAGGTGGAGGCAATGGCCGAAGCGCTGGGCTCGGTGGACGGGCCTGTGCTGGCCTATTGCCGCTCGGGCACCCGCTCGTGCAACCTCTGGGCGTTGGCCACGGCATATAAGGGTAGCGAGCCGGACGAACTGGTCGCGAAGGGCGCGGGGGCGGGCTATGACCTGTCCGGCATCCGCCCGGCGCTCGAGCAGCTTTCGGGACGCTGA